The Micropterus dolomieu isolate WLL.071019.BEF.003 ecotype Adirondacks linkage group LG14, ASM2129224v1, whole genome shotgun sequence DNA segment GGAACTCCTTTACAATCGTTGGACtgattttgttgctgtttccttgtgtgtgtgtgtgtgtgtgtgtgtgtgtgtgtgtgtgtgtttgtgtgtgtgtgtgtgtgtgtgtgccatttatacacacacacagaggaaaatgtgtgtatgtatgaattGCATACACTTATAGCCCAGAGAAGAAAGACCAAACgctgcaaataaacacaggttgATGCCAAGATACATGCACCCCCCCCCAacaaaacacacgcacacacactcactgcagAGTGTGCAAGGggtgctgtcaatcaaacatgcCAGAGAAAAGAGGAGCCTTTTCCTTGCAGAATGTTGTGCAACTGCTTGTGGAAGtttcaaaaaaagagagaagagaaggcaAACGTGAAGCAAGAGAAAGAATTACAGATGGAAAATTGAGCAACAAAAGGCTAAGGAAGAAGGAggactgtaaaaacacaaaaattaaaataaaaagggtaCAAAGAGCAGTTGAACAATGGACAAGGATGGAGAGAAAGCAGGATAAGAGAAGAGATACAGAAATTGAGAGAAAGATCAACTTGGCTGCACTGTGGTTTAATTCCATGAAAATTAGCTTCTCTGTTTGAGCATTTACACATCATATGCCATCAATGTCCTTGTAATCAACAATCTGAAGTAAGTAGGACTGCttcggatcagtttgttgaatTGTTGACAACATCCCATGACAAGATAAGACTCTTGAAGTCAAAACAGCACAGCATAAAGTCTGGGTAAAACCCTTGAGTTAACCTTGAGTGACAATGAGAACTAGtgatgttttgtatttaaatgaaatgtggAATGTAGGGGACTCTTCATATAAACTAAACTTTACCACTATGTCACAGTGTCGTATTCCCGCACTACTTGCTAAAAATCTCAACAGCTTTTCCATGTGTTTTCCCTGCAGCAGCCTCATCCACCAGTCAATCAATATGCTTTAGTGTTCATAATCATGCTTAACAAAGGCCAAAGTAAAGGGGGAAAAACTTAAATGAGTCAAACCCAAGGGTTGTGTTGTCCAAGAACATCTCATGTATCGTCCATGTGCTTTCAATGGCTCCAGAGGCCACATGTTGTAAGAAGGTGACATCTGGTGGATGTAAATGCTACTACAGCCAAGGGCACAGCAGTTCTGCAGGGGCttaaaatgtaggctatgtatatatgtatgtatttaccCCTTGTCACATATAAACCTATAGAATCAGATTCAGactcatgtttattttaaagaaagttTAGCTTGTACtgtacaaaaaaagtttttacctTAAGTGTTTTAAGGGTTCGGTCTTCTTGTCACCATAACTGTCGTGCGCGTCAATCAGACGAGATTAGACATTAGCAAGAAAAATAGGCAAGGAGCACTTTGGTTGGCCTTTCTCAGCTCGAGGCAATCGTCTTGCCAATGAACGGTCAACTGGAGACTGAgaggaataaataaaataaattctgcCAGAACAACAGAGACTCTGTGTGCTTCCAAAAGCACCAATTTTATTATAAACAACTACCAGATGTGAAGCTAATGAGAACAACCTTCACCTTtctgttaaaacatttaaatattaggCCAGTATTTGGCTAAGTTTCATCCTCAACACATTTTGAGTCACTATATGCTAATATGtggcaaaaataaaattaaattaaaatagacTTATTATTCCCTTGTGCATTCCTGCAGCCAAggtgatcacacacacagaggagagcTGTTTTGGTGACTTACAGCATATATCCACTAGAGGACGTGTATACTCATGCAAACTTCATGTAGACATATTGCTCACTGGTATAGATCGATGAATTCTAAACATTTTAGTTGTGAAGCCAATAaaacctaaatttgttttttgttgagaCATTTGGTTACAATTTTTTATGCACAGTCcaatttattattacatttgaaTATTACACAACATATAATGCGATGTTCAGTAAAACAGTTTCCCGAGTGCAAAACAACAAGCCTGCTTACAGTATGTCACATTCTCCTCCATCAACATAAAATATCCTAACTCACAGGATGCTGCACATTTCCGCCCACCGTTATAGTATGATAATGAGAGCTGCGGATGGGGAGTATAGGGAGGGGTGGCTCCAAGACATTTGACTCTATTTGGAGTTGTGTCGATTGCAGATGaagaaagtttttgttttttcctgttcttTTCTACTTGTACCTACACCAGAGCTCGTTGACAGACTCCGTGCTCACAGAGAGCCCGCACCAGGATGGGTGCTCTCCAGGCGCAAAGGATATTATGGATGTGTGTCTTGATCCTTACTCTTTCTATCTTCACAGGAGTGTGTGGTaagttttaattttctgttctgCCGTTTTCATGTTTGCCCGTGTGGCAAGAACATGTTGTAGAGGAAGACACATGATGCATTTTCTGCAGTCTTGtggcaagttccctttatatcAAGACTATAAAATTATGTtcacaaaaaaaggcaaatttGCTCcctagaaaataaaataaataaccataGGTTCACATAGTCTGTTGCTTCTACCGGGACAGAATTTGCCTGTCATGGCAACATGTCCACTTTAGGGTGTCAATACCCTTTGCTCAACTTAATTGGCAAGTTATTTCTTGCATTTGTGGCATTAATTTAGAAAGCAAAATGATGCGTCATTTGTGCAGAGTAAATAGTTTTAATCACATCCAGGAACTAAAAAGATGTGGTTTCATTGGGCCAAAATGTTATCAAAAGCAGATCTAATgatatatttttcttaaacGTTTGAACttgttgtatttttcattttttttactgaaaaactAACATTCTGATGTCACATTCAtaagttattattttaaatagaaTTATTCACCATAGGAGATAAGCCCTATAATTTCTGACATAATGAATGAAGAATAGCTGTATGTTTGGAGAAATAACTCCCCTTTTGGTTACAGGTTTAAACGTCTGCACCTCCAGAGGGGCCAGCACATGCAAGCAATGTCTGGCTGTGCACCCCAGCTGTGCGTGGTGCTTCCAGGAGGTGGGTTCCTTCTTTTCCACTTCACTTCATTTAGGCATTAAGCTGTCTGCCAGGCTGGTGCACGGTGGTACAGATACCCTCATCAGCcaagtttcttttgtttttttctgaaaacatcAAAGAGGTTCaggtgaaaatgaaagaaaccaTTTCTTAATGCTTTTTTTGAAGTCAAATCTACCCAGTACcctttcaattttatttaaagtggaATTAAGTGGTGGAAATGATGGAATTTTTGCCTTTTAAGTCCAGAGTTTGTTCGAGTGCTTCTTTATTCCAGgatgtttttaaacagaaactTAATGTTGGACCATTTCTGGAATTTGTCCACCCTGTTACAGTTTAGCCTTCAAATGAATCCAATATGCCCTTCTTTCTCAATGCAGCTTAATTACAGATGGGATTTCtgtaaataaactatttgattACAAAGTGCTTCTAAACCGGTGAGGAGGTTGCCGGAAACGGACTGCTTTTCTGTATAAAAATGTCCCACCTCTTCTGTCAGGATTTCGGCCAGGGGGTTGCCAGTTCTTCCCGCTGCAATCTGAAGAATGAGCTGGTGGCGGCGGGCTGTGCTCCATCAGCTCTGGCGTCTCCAACCAGCAGACTGCATGTGATCGAGAACCGGCCCCTCAGCAACAAGGCGGCAGGTGCCACACAAAGCGTCACCCAGATAAAGCCCCAGAAACTACACATCACCCTCAGACCAGGTAGGGGTTACCATCTGAGTTAATGGTTTTTACAACTGTGTGTATCAGAAAGGTTGTGTTTTGATTTAGAGGTAAGTTACATACAATAGTTACAACAGAAGTTTAATATCAATTACATCAAGCAAAAACTATTTGGTATTTCTTTATCCCATTTACCAGATGATGCTCAGCGCTTCACAGTAAAGGTGCGTCAGGTAGAGGACTACCCTGTAGATCTATACTACCTTATGGATCTCTCCTACTCCATGAATGATGACCTCTTCCGCCTGAGGACACTGGGCAAAGGCCTGGCCGAGGCCATGAACCGCACCACCAGCAACCTACGCATGGGCTTTGGGGCTTTTGTGGACAAGCCGCTCTCACCTTACATGTACATCTCCCCCAAAGAGGCTGTGAAGAACCCTTGCTACAGGTAAAAGAGAAGCGAGTTGGGCTTTAAGTCGCAGCTTTGTGGACAGAAGTTTTATCAGCTGTGTATTCAACCATCTTGGACAATACATGCTGACCTGGTTACATCCAGATAGAAATATTCtcaaacaaaagagacaaaacaacaatttattaTGTCAGTTACCGTTTATTTGAAGTGTATCATCctgataataattttattattgttatttggtcatgttttactgtaaaaaaggGAAACTCCTCCGAGTTACAATTTGGAGACACAtgttcaaaatgtataaaacaacTGGGGGGATTCTTAAAGGAAAACCTCAACATTTTTGCTCTCCTGGCTGTAATNNNNNNNNNNNNNNNNNNNNNNNNNNNNNNNNNNNNNNNNNNNNNNNNNNNNNNNNNNNNNNNNNNNNNNNNNNNNNNNNNNNNNNNNNNNNNNNNNNNNACCAGATGTGAAGCTAATGAGAACAACCTTCACCTTtctgttaaaacatttaaatattaggCCAGTATTTGGCTAAGTTTCATCCTCAACACATTTTGAGTCACTATATGCTAATATGtggcaaaaataaaattaaattaaaatagacTTATTATTCCCTTGTGCATTCCTGCAGCCAAggtgatcacacacacagaggagagcTGTTTTGGTGACTTACAGCATATATCCACTAGAGGACGTGTATACTCATGCAAACTTCATGTAGACATATTGCTCACTGGTATAGATCGATGAATTCTAAACATTTTAGTTGTGAAGCCAATAaaacctaaatttgttttttgttgagaCATTTGGTTACAATTTTTTATGCACAGTCcaatttattattacatttgaaTATTACACAACATATAATGCGATGTTCAGTAAAACAGTTTCCCGAGTGCAAAACAACAAGCCTGCTTACAGTATGTCACATTCTCCTCCATCAACATAAAATATCCTAACTCACAGGATGCTGCACATTTCCGCCCACCGTTATAGTATGATAATGAGAGCTGCGGATGGGGAGTATAGGGAGGGGTGGCTCCAAGACATTTGACTCTATTTGGAGTTGTGTCGATTGCAGATGaagaaagtttttgttttttcctgttcttTTCTACTTGTACCTACACCAGAGCTCGTTGACAGACTCCGTGCTCACAGAGAGCCCGCACCAGGATGGGTGCTCTCCAGGCGCAAAGGATATTATGGATGTGTGTCTTGATCCTTACTCTTTCTATCTTCACAGGAGTGTGTGGTaagttttaattttctgttctgCCGTTTTCATGTTTGCCCGTGTGGCAAGAACATGTTGTAGAGGAAGACACATGATGCATTTTCTGCAGTCTTGtggcaagttccctttatatcAAGACTATAAAATTATGTtcacaaaaaaaggcaaatttGCTCcctagaaaataaaataaataaccataGGTTCACATAGTCTGTTGCTTCTACCGGGACAGAATTTGCCTGTCATGGCAACATGTCCACTTTAGGGTGTCAATACCCTTTGCTCAACTTAATTGGCAAGTTATTTCTTGCATTTGTGGCATTAATTTAGAAAGCAAAATGATGCGTCATTTGTGCAGAGTAAATAGTTTTAATCACATCCAGGAACTAAAAAGATGTGGTTTCATTGGGCCAAAATGTTATCAAAAGCAGATCTAATgatatatttttcttaaacGTTTGAACttgttgtatttttcattttttttactgaaaaactAACATTCTGATGTCACATTCAtaagttattattttaaatagaaTTATTCACCATAGGAGATAAGCCCTATAATTTCTGACATAATGAATGAAGAATAGCTGTATGTTTGGAGAAATAACTCCCCTTTTGGTTACAGGTTTAAACGTCTGCACCTCCAGAGGGGCCAGCACATGCAAGCAATGTCTGGCTGTGCACCCCAGCTGTGCGTGGTGCTTCCAGGAGGTGGGTTCCTTCTTTTCCACTTCACTTCATTTAGGCATTAAGCTGTCTGCCAGGCTGGTGCACGGTGGTACAGATACCCTCATCAGCcaagtttcttttgtttttttctgaaaacatcAAAGAGGTTCaggtgaaaatgaaagaaaccaTTTCTTAATGCTTTTTTTGAAGTCAAATCTACCCAGTACcctttcaattttatttaaagtggaATTAAGTGGTGGAAATGATGGAATTTTTGCCTTTTAAGTCCAGAGTTTGTTCGAGTGCTTCTTTATTCCAGgatgtttttaaacagaaactTAATGTTGGACCATTTCTGGAATTTGTCCACCCTGTTACAGTTTAGCCTTCAAATGAATCCAATATGCCCTTCTTTCTCAATGCAGCTTAATTACAGATGGGATTTCtgtaaataaactatttgattACAAAGTGCTTCTAAACCGGTGAGGAGGTTGCCGGAAACGGACTGCTTTTCTGTATAAAAATGTCCCACCTCTTCTGTCAGGATTTCGGCCAGGGGGTTGCCAGTTCTTCCCGCTGCAATCTGAAGAATGAGCTGGTGGCGGCGGGCTGTGCTCCATCAGCTCTGGCGTCTCCAACCAGCAGACTGCATGTGATCGAGAACCGGCCCCTCAGCAACAAGGCGGCAGGTGCCACACAAAGCGTCACCCAGATAAAGCCCCAGAAACTACACATCACCCTCAGACCAGGTAGGGGTTACCATCTGAGTTAATGGTTTTTACAACTGTGTGTATCAGAAAGGTTGTGTTTTGATTTAGAGGTAAGTTACATACAATAGTTACAACAGAAGTTTAATATCAATTACATCAAGCAAAAACTATTTGGTATTTCTTTATCCCATTTACCAGATGATGCTCAGCGCTTCACAGTAAAGGTGCGTCAGGTAGAGGACTACCCTGTAGATCTATACTACCTTATGGATCTCTCCTACTCCATGAATGATGACCTCTTCCGCCTGAGGACACTGGGCAAAGGCCTGGCCGAGGCCATGAACCGCACCACCAGCAACCTACGCATGGGCTTTGGGGCTTTTGTGGACAAGCCGCTCTCACCTTACATGTACATCTCCCCCAAAGAGGCTGTGAAGAACCCTTGCTACAGGTAAAAGAGAAGCGAGTTGGGCTTTAAGTCGCAGCTTTGTGGACAGAAGTTTTATCAGCTGTGTATTCAACCATCTTGGACAATACATGCTGACCTGGTTACATCCAGATAGAAATATTCtcaaacaaaagagacaaaacaacaatttattaTGTCAGTTACCGTTTATTTGAAGTGTATCATCctgataataattttattattgttatttggtcatgttttactgtaaaaaaggGAAACTCCTCCGAGTTACAATTTGGAGACACAtgttcaaaatgtataaaacaacTGGGGGGATTCTTAAAGGAAAACCTCAACATTTTTGCTCTCCTGGCTGTAATTTAACAGACGGGAGAGCAAAAGAGCGCCTTCTCAAacttaaaggttttttttttgcattcctAATACGTACCCACTGGTGTTAATTTCAGCGGTTGTTTATGTCTGCATGTGGGAAGTAGCTTCATTATGCAGATGATGTCATTTTTGTGAGTACTTCTTTAAACACAGCATTGCAGTGTAAAAATGCTAACAGGCTCATAGTCACAGCACTTGTTAAAGGCTTACAGTGGCTCCATAGTGCATGGTCAGCTGCTCTGAATCAGCCGCACGTAATCTACCCAAAGAGTAAGAGTGTCCCAGTGCAAACTGTCGTAACCCCACCCAAAGGCTCCTCTGAGGCTGATTCGGTGATTTAAGCTTTCTTGGGGTCATTCACTTACCCACTTACACACAGTCTGCCGAGATCCAGCCTCCAGGAATGTTTGTGTAGAAGATAAGACGTGGAGAGTTTTGGTGTAGCAGTGTACAAAAAGGGAATGATGGGTCCACAGGCAGTGCAAGAGAGCCCTTTTTAACATAATTCTTGGGGAAACTAACAGCAGGGAGATTTACTGATGAACGACAGGAACAACTTTAAAGAGGGCAACGTTGTGTCTgtccactttggtccagactaaaatatctaaaaaaatTGCTacacaacaaaaaatacagcACCTAAGTATTTTTGGAGATTTGCATCCACATTTGcacatttgaatacatttttaaacatgtaaacTCATTTAACCTGATTGTGTTTAATTTAACATGCAAACAGATGTTCAGATGAATGAACAagctgacagcagctctgcTCAACCCTGATCAGTTGAACTCTGTTTCATTGACAGCATTAACACCACCTGCCTGCCCCAGTTTGGCTACAAACATGTTCTGTCTCTGACGGAGGAGGTGAGCCGCTTCACAGAGGAAGTGAAAAAGCAGATGGTGTCCAGAAACCGAGATGCCCCAGAGGGAGGCTTTGATGCCATCATCCAGGCTGCTGTGTGCAAGGTGAAGAGACAAACTGCATGTGCAAACACACTCACTGTCTCACACGCGTAACtctgattttgttttacattctttgtctcttctttcaaacacatacacaagcatTTCAGGATTTCAAAAGCTAAATGAAATAGTTTGATCTCCTTTCCTTTTACTGTTTGATGGGAACTAGGATCAGATCGGTTGGCGCCCTGGTGCATCCCACCTTCTGATCTTCACCTCGGATGCTAAGACTCACGTGGCTCTGGACGGTCGTCTGGCTGGAATCGTGCAACCCAACGATGGGAAGTGTCACCTCAACTATGACAACATGTACAGCATGTCTACCACCATGGTTagtgtgtgatttaagtgtGTGATTGGTGCGCAGACAGTGGACAGAAGCAGTATGACATAGAAACTACATGAAATGAAATACATTGAATTTGAAGGACTGTACAAATTTGAAAAGGAGCATTTCAATGTTTATGTTTGCATGTGCTAACCACACCGCCCGGTTTTGGCCCCACAGGATTACCCATCTCTAGCGCTGATCACAGAGAAGATGTCAGAGAACAACATCAATCTCATCTTTGCTGTCACCAACCCTGTGGTTCGTCTGTACCAGGTCAGGAGCTCTGCAGCTCAGCATTTTATTCTATTCAAGTTCTGTCCACAAAAGTAAATTAAGTTTTTATACTGAAACTGAGAAGATCTCATCCCAAGTACATTTTAGGGTGTTAGCTAAAGTTCTCCAAACCTCACTGGTTTTAAGCAAAGATTCTTGGATCCTGCACCGGAAGACTGGAAACTCCAAATTAATCACTATTATACACTGTTCAGACAAAGCAAGATACAAACTCAGTTTTTCccaaactgaaaacagtttaaCAATGAAAGGGACTATTTGCAGGAATTAGAGAGAATAAGAGATCAAACCGTCATTGTTCATAAAGGAAAACAGGTCATGAATTTAAGAACATTGTGAAGATATGAGTCAGAGTTTTTCACACTTGTGCTTTTTTAGCATGTTTTTACTCAATTATTTGTGTaccataaaacattaaatgtttggaAAACCTCTCACA contains these protein-coding regions:
- the LOC123983509 gene encoding integrin beta-3-like; its protein translation is MGALQAQRILWMCVLILTLSIFTGVCGLNVCTSRGASTCKQCLAVHPSCAWCFQEDFGQGVASSSRCNLKNELVAAGCAPSALASPTSRLHVIENRPLSNKAAGATQSVTQIKPQKLHITLRPDDAQRFTVKVRQVEDYPVDLYYLMDLSYSMNDDLFRLRTLGKGLAEAMNRTTSNLRMGFGAFVDKPLSPYMYISPKEAVKNPCYR